From a single Callithrix jacchus isolate 240 chromosome 5, calJac240_pri, whole genome shotgun sequence genomic region:
- the SHISA2 gene encoding protein shisa-2 homolog, producing the protein MWGGRRSAVASSRNSASLLQLLLAALLAAGARASGEYCHGWLDAQGVWRIGFQCPERFDGGDATICCGSCTLRYCCSSAEARLDQGGCDNDRQQGAGEPGRADKDGPDGSAVPIYVPFLIVGSVFVAFIILGSLVAACCCRCLRPKQDPQQSRAPGGNRLMETIPMIPSASTSRGSSSRQSSTAASSSSSANSGARAPPTRSQTNCCLPEGTMNNVYVNMPTNFSVLNCQQATQIVPHQGQYLHPPYVGYTVQHDSVPMTAVPPFMDGLQPGYRQIQSPFPPTNSEQKMYPAVTV; encoded by the exons ATGTGGGGCGGACGCCGCTCGGCCGTCGCCTCCTCCCGGAACTCCGCTTCGCTCCTGCAGCTGCTCCTGGCCGCGCTGCTGGCGGCGGGGGCGCGAGCCAGCGGCGAGTACTGCCACGGCTGGCTGGACGCGCAGGGCGTCTGGCGTATCGGCTTCCAGTGTCCCGAGCGCTTCGACGGCGGCGACGCCACCATCTGCTGCGGCAGCTGCACGTTGCGCTACTGCTGCTCCAGCGCCGAGGCGCGCCTGGACCAGGGCGGCTGCGACAACGACCGCCAGCAGGGCGCGGGAGAGCCTGGCCGGGCAGACAAAGACGGCCCCGACGGCTCTGCAG TGCCCATCTACGTGCCGTTCCTCATCGTTGGCTCCGTGTTTGTTGCCTTTATCATCTTGGGGTCCCTGGTGGCAGCCTGTTGCTGCAGATGTCTCCGGCCTAAGCAGGATCCCCAGCAGAGCCGAGCCCCTGGGGGTAACCGCTTGATGGAGACCATCCCCATGATCCCCAGCGCCAGCACCTCCCGGGGGTCATCCTCACGCCAGTCCAGCACAGCTGCCAGTTCCAGCTCCAGCGCCAACTCGGGGGCCCGGGCACCCCCAACAAGGTCACAGACCAACTGTTGCTTGCCAGAGGGGACCATGAACAACGTGTATGTCAACATGCCCACGAATTTCTCTGTGCTGAACTGTCAGCAGGCCACTCAGATTGTGCCACATCAAGGGCAGTATCTGCATCCCCCATACGTGGGGTACACAGTGCAGCATGACTCTGTGCCCATGACAGCTGTACCGCCTTTCATGGATGGGCTGCAGCCTGGCTACAGGCAGATTCagtccccctttccccccaccaACAGTGAACAGAAGATGTACCCAGCGGTGACTGTATAA